The window GAGATGATTCTCAGCCGCAAGGTTTACTGGAAAGAACGCAACTATAACACCCGGCATGTTCTTGAAAAGAAGCCTGCCTACATCTACTTTTCAACCGGCATGAAACCGTCGGCCGCGGCCGAAAGGGCACTGTTTCTGCGACCTCGGTTCCGCCGTGGTTACTATGCCTGTCCCATCAGCCTCCCGTCCTCAAAAGGTCCCGCGCCCGAAGTGATCTACAAAGCACGACCCGGAGCCGACACGATCCCGCTCGATCCGGTCTACGAACATCCGGAGTTCATTGACTACTACGTGGACGGCATCAACCTGCTTCGCCGTGGCCCGGACACCGCACTGGCCATGTTCCGTCGGTGCAACGCCATCTGTCCGCCTGATTTCGGCTACGGCTACGAATGGGCTGGCCAGGCGTACATGGCGATGAAGCCGCCGAAAACTGATTCCGCGATACGCTGCTTCGAGGAGGCGGTTCGCCGGGACGACTACTGCGTTTCAAGCCATACCAGTCTGGGTAGCATCTACGCCAAGCAGGGCGAAAAACTCAGGGCAGCCGAACACCTACGCAAGGTCGTCGAGTATGCACCGGACAGCTACGATGGCTACGTGAACCTTGCGGTTATCGCAACGGCACTCGGCAGCTTTGCCGAAGCCGAGTCAGCACTCACCCGCGCCGCCGCAATGTTCCCGGAGTCTCAAGAGATTGACATCCGACTCGCCTACGTGAAAATCGAAGCTGGACAACTCTCCGCAGCCCAGGAAATCCTCAATCGCTACCTGGCCAAGCACCCAGGCGACCGCAATGCTCTCAACCTAGTCGAATACATCAAGCGCAAGCAGCCGCGGCCCAAGTAAGTAAGAAAAGCTGGGCGGCCCGAAGGCCGCCCAGAAGAATCTGAAATGAACTACTCGATTACGAGCTTTTTCGTCTGGGTCTTGTCACCAGCTACGAGCTTGCAGAAGTAGACACCGGCAGCGACACTACGACCGTCGTTGTCCTTCAAGTCCCATACGACCTTGGACAGTCCGGGTCTAGCCGGACCTGAAACAAGCGTCTTGACCAACCGCCCGGTCTGGTCAAATATGCCGATATTCATCTGTTCACCGGACCGAACCATGTAGCTAACCAGCACTTCGCGCATCGCCGGATTCGGCGCAGTCGAAAGGGTCACATGCAGCGCCGGCGCAAACGGATCAAACTCCTTCGCACCGACCACTGAGCCTGAAACGAAAGCGAACGCATTGTGCCAGACAAGCGCCCAGTCTCCGCCCCGTTGCGGCGGTGTCCGGCTGTAGATACCAGGGTACTGGTTTAGGCCGACAACTTTCTGGTTGGCTGATACCGCCACGTACGGCCGGCCGTCGGCCCAGCGCGCCACTGACTCAGCGGTCGCCACAAAATTGCAGGTGCCCGCGTAGTACTCGCGGACCGAATCAACCCCGGCCATGACCGGATGGGCAGAATTGTACCAGCCCATGGTCGTGTTCGAGTGAGTATTGCTTCCCGCGGTAATCGTTGCGTAGTTGCCGGTCATTATCGCACCACCCATCTCCCATCCGCTGGCAAAGCTGAAGTGCCCAAGCACTACCCCGCCACCAGCATCTACGTACGCCGCCAGCGTGTCGCCAAGCGCAACCTTGTTCGAGTATGCATAGTTACTCTGGGCGCCGACCGCGTCGTAGGGCATCAACTGGGCCAGGGTCGGAGTTGCATTCTGGACGTCCATATACTCGATTGAGTCACCAAGTGCCTTGAGCCTCACGCCGAGCGTCGTATCCGGAGGG is drawn from candidate division WOR-3 bacterium and contains these coding sequences:
- a CDS encoding T9SS type A sorting domain-containing protein; translation: NRGNDTIRKTTTTRGHDVQTAGMNIGGRVKANSPITPRITLRSTDYTERNFRAWCRIDSAGTQVFRDSTDIDSVPEGGSRTFSFPRNWNVGPAGATYNITMWHNCGPDQNRTNDTLRGTATATDQIRILMLYSDYGPPDTTLGVRLKALGDSIEYMDVQNATPTLAQLMPYDAVGAQSNYAYSNKVALGDTLAAYVDAGGGVVLGHFSFASGWEMGGAIMTGNYATITAGSNTHSNTTMGWYNSAHPVMAGVDSVREYYAGTCNFVATAESVARWADGRPYVAVSANQKVVGLNQYPGIYSRTPPQRGGDWALVWHNAFAFVSGSVVGAKEFDPFAPALHVTLSTAPNPAMREVLVSYMVRSGEQMNIGIFDQTGRLVKTLVSGPARPGLSKVVWDLKDNDGRSVAAGVYFCKLVAGDKTQTKKLVIE